Proteins encoded in a region of the Isoalcanivorax pacificus W11-5 genome:
- the rimP gene encoding ribosome maturation factor RimP: MRKADQLHALLAPSVESMGYVLWGLEYIQGRGAVLRIYIDHEDGITVDDCAEVSHQVSGVLDVEDPISGEYTLEVSSPGMDRPLFTLEQWQLYIGEKVQVRLLAPVSNRRRFTADITAVMGDDLHLAVDGQTLVVPFAQVDRANVVPQFD; this comes from the coding sequence ATGCGCAAGGCAGATCAACTGCACGCCCTGCTGGCCCCGTCGGTGGAAAGCATGGGTTACGTACTCTGGGGTCTGGAATATATCCAGGGCCGGGGCGCAGTATTGCGTATCTATATCGATCATGAAGACGGCATTACCGTGGATGATTGCGCTGAGGTCAGCCATCAGGTCAGCGGTGTGCTGGACGTGGAAGACCCGATCTCCGGCGAGTACACGCTGGAAGTGTCCTCGCCGGGCATGGATCGGCCGCTGTTCACGCTGGAACAATGGCAGCTCTACATTGGCGAAAAAGTGCAGGTCCGCCTGCTCGCGCCAGTGTCGAACCGCCGCAGATTTACGGCAGACATTACCGCCGTCATGGGTGACGACCTGCATCTGGCCGTGGACGGTCAGACACTGGTGGTCCCATTCGCGCAGGTTGACCGCGCCAACGTGGTGCCGCAGTTCGACTGA
- the secG gene encoding preprotein translocase subunit SecG, which translates to MDIVLHVVHVLTALALIGLVLIQHGKGADAGASFGGGASASQSVFGSSGSGSFLTRATAILATVFMLTSLGLAWYARQAVDNIGSLPVLERLQQEESEVPDWSSEIQTVPPAEDAPAAESEFPVPQEENTSEVPQAGVESPAPATGDDVPAGQ; encoded by the coding sequence ATGGATATTGTTCTACATGTTGTTCACGTGTTGACGGCTCTGGCCCTGATTGGCCTGGTGTTGATTCAGCACGGCAAGGGCGCCGATGCCGGCGCGTCGTTCGGTGGTGGTGCCTCTGCGTCGCAGAGCGTGTTCGGCAGCAGCGGTTCGGGCAGCTTCCTGACCCGCGCCACCGCGATCCTGGCCACTGTCTTCATGCTCACCAGCCTGGGCCTGGCATGGTATGCCCGCCAGGCGGTGGACAACATCGGCAGCCTGCCGGTGCTGGAGCGTCTGCAGCAGGAAGAATCCGAAGTGCCTGACTGGTCCAGCGAAATCCAGACCGTGCCGCCGGCAGAAGACGCCCCGGCCGCCGAGTCGGAGTTCCCGGTGCCGCAGGAAGAAAACACTTCTGAGGTACCGCAGGCTGGGGTAGAATCCCCGGCCCCCGCGACCGGTGACGACGTCCCGGCCGGGCAGTAA
- the tpiA gene encoding triose-phosphate isomerase — translation MATSPRTPLIAGNWKMHGRLTMARELASAVAHGAPAGIDVLLCPPFPYLAPVAVTLQGSHVHLGAQNLATEAEGAYTGEVSGDMLADLQCGYVLVGHSERRTLYGETDDVVAAKFQRAQAAGLTPVLCIGETLAEREAGDTETVIARQLDAVLAQVGVEALQQAVLAYEPVWAIGTGLTATPAQAQAVHRFIRARIEARDGQIAASLRILYGGSVKADNAASLLAETDIDGGLIGGASLDADSFLAICQAATAQ, via the coding sequence ATGGCCACTTCCCCCCGCACCCCGCTGATCGCCGGCAACTGGAAAATGCACGGCCGCCTGACCATGGCCCGTGAACTGGCCAGCGCCGTGGCGCATGGCGCACCGGCCGGCATCGACGTGTTGCTGTGCCCGCCATTCCCGTACCTGGCGCCGGTGGCCGTCACCCTGCAGGGCAGCCACGTCCATCTGGGGGCCCAGAACCTGGCCACCGAAGCCGAAGGCGCCTACACCGGCGAAGTCTCCGGCGACATGCTGGCCGACCTGCAATGCGGCTACGTGCTGGTCGGGCACTCCGAACGCCGCACCCTGTACGGTGAAACCGACGACGTGGTGGCTGCCAAATTCCAGCGCGCCCAGGCCGCCGGCCTGACGCCCGTGCTGTGCATCGGCGAAACCCTGGCCGAGCGCGAGGCCGGCGATACCGAGACAGTGATCGCCCGCCAACTGGATGCCGTGCTGGCCCAGGTGGGCGTCGAGGCCCTGCAACAGGCCGTGCTGGCCTACGAGCCGGTCTGGGCGATTGGCACCGGCCTGACCGCCACCCCGGCCCAGGCACAGGCCGTTCACCGCTTTATCCGCGCCCGGATCGAGGCGCGGGACGGGCAGATTGCCGCCAGTTTGCGCATCCTTTACGGCGGCAGTGTAAAGGCGGATAATGCCGCCTCCCTGCTGGCCGAGACCGACATCGACGGTGGTCTGATCGGCGGGGCGTCACTGGACGCAGACAGTTTTCTCGCCATTTGTCAGGCGGCAACAGCGCAATAA
- the glmM gene encoding phosphoglucosamine mutase, protein MTRKYFGTDGVRGTVGQFPITPDFVLKLGWAAGSVLAERGQSKILIGKDTRISGYMFESALEAGISAAGVDVLLLGPMPTPAIAYLTTTFHAQAGIVISASHNPYTDNGIKFFGADGRKLPDSVERDIEARLDEKMEMASADSLGKVRRIVDARGRYIEFCKSTVLGRLSLKGMKIVVDCANGAAYHIAPDVLEELGAEVIELATQPDGLNINLDCGSTHPERLQKTVVETGADLGIALDGDADRVLMVDDQGNLVDGDQLLYILALDRKLRGGLEGGAVGTLMSNFGLELALQREGIPFGRANVGDRYVIEMLDKNGWQLGGEASGHIVCLDCTSTGDGVVSALQVLAALQLRNCSLRDACAGMQKLPQTMINVRGARRDGVTERDDVKQAISAAEARLAGKGRVLLRPSGTEPLIRVMVEGEDESLVAQVCGELADTVQSAIA, encoded by the coding sequence ATGACACGCAAATACTTCGGCACCGATGGCGTGCGCGGCACCGTCGGGCAATTTCCGATCACCCCGGACTTCGTGCTCAAGCTGGGCTGGGCCGCCGGCAGCGTGCTGGCCGAGCGTGGCCAGAGCAAAATCCTGATCGGCAAAGACACCCGCATCTCCGGCTACATGTTCGAATCCGCCCTGGAAGCCGGCATCTCCGCCGCCGGGGTCGATGTGCTGCTGCTCGGCCCCATGCCGACACCGGCCATTGCCTACCTCACCACCACCTTTCATGCCCAGGCCGGTATCGTCATCTCCGCCTCGCACAACCCCTACACCGACAACGGCATCAAATTCTTCGGTGCCGACGGCCGCAAACTGCCTGACAGCGTTGAACGCGATATCGAGGCCCGGCTGGACGAAAAAATGGAAATGGCCAGCGCCGACTCCCTCGGCAAAGTGCGCCGCATCGTCGACGCGCGCGGCCGTTATATCGAATTCTGCAAGAGCACGGTGCTGGGCCGCCTGAGCCTGAAAGGCATGAAGATCGTGGTCGACTGCGCCAACGGCGCCGCCTACCACATCGCCCCGGACGTGCTCGAAGAGCTGGGCGCAGAAGTGATCGAACTGGCCACCCAGCCGGACGGCCTCAATATCAACCTCGACTGCGGCAGCACCCACCCCGAGCGCCTGCAGAAAACCGTGGTGGAGACCGGCGCCGACCTGGGCATTGCCCTCGATGGCGACGCCGACCGCGTCCTGATGGTGGACGACCAGGGCAACCTGGTCGATGGTGACCAACTGCTCTACATCCTGGCCCTGGACCGCAAACTGCGCGGCGGACTGGAAGGCGGTGCCGTCGGCACACTGATGTCCAACTTCGGCCTGGAGCTGGCCCTGCAGCGCGAAGGCATTCCCTTCGGCCGCGCCAACGTGGGCGACCGCTACGTGATCGAAATGCTCGACAAAAACGGCTGGCAGCTGGGCGGCGAAGCCTCCGGGCACATCGTCTGCCTGGACTGCACCTCCACCGGTGACGGCGTGGTTTCCGCGCTCCAGGTACTGGCGGCCCTGCAACTGCGCAACTGCTCCCTGCGCGACGCCTGCGCCGGCATGCAAAAGCTGCCGCAGACCATGATCAACGTGCGCGGCGCACGCCGCGACGGCGTCACCGAGCGCGATGACGTCAAACAGGCCATCAGCGCCGCCGAAGCCCGCCTGGCCGGCAAGGGCCGCGTGCTGCTGCGCCCGTCCGGCACCGAGCCGCTGATCCGCGTGATGGTGGAAGGCGAAGACGAATCCCTGGTCGCCCAGGTCTGCGGCGAGCTGGCCGACACCGTCCAGAGCGCGATAGCTTAA
- the folP gene encoding dihydropteroate synthase, with the protein MTPSAYQLACGARTLTLSAPVVMGVLNVTPDSFSDGGRFVTRDAALAQARRMVEEGAGIIDVGGESTRPGAAPVSEAQELERVVPVVDAIARELDVIISLDTSTPAVMREGAAAGAGLINDVRSLRRPGALEAAAASGLAVCLMHMNGEPGVMQESPSYPGDDVVADVQRFLRERVDACLAAGITRERLVIDPGFGFGKTLAHNLHLLRELDVLAEFELPLLVGMSRKSMIGHALGRPVDQRLPAGLALHVMALERGAHIIRAHDVRETVDALNMAWAVLNG; encoded by the coding sequence ATGACACCTTCTGCTTATCAGCTGGCATGCGGGGCGCGGACACTGACACTGTCCGCGCCTGTCGTTATGGGGGTGCTCAACGTCACCCCCGATTCCTTCTCTGACGGTGGCCGGTTCGTCACGCGCGATGCAGCGCTGGCGCAGGCGCGCCGTATGGTCGAAGAAGGCGCGGGCATCATCGACGTGGGCGGCGAATCCACCCGTCCTGGTGCGGCGCCGGTCAGCGAAGCGCAAGAACTGGAACGCGTGGTGCCGGTGGTGGATGCCATCGCCCGCGAACTCGACGTGATCATCTCCCTGGATACCAGCACGCCCGCCGTCATGCGTGAAGGCGCTGCCGCCGGCGCCGGCCTGATCAATGACGTCCGCTCCCTGCGCCGCCCGGGCGCGCTGGAAGCCGCTGCCGCCTCCGGGCTGGCCGTGTGCCTGATGCACATGAACGGCGAGCCGGGCGTGATGCAGGAGAGTCCGAGCTATCCCGGCGACGATGTCGTGGCGGACGTGCAGCGCTTCCTGCGCGAGCGCGTCGACGCCTGCCTGGCCGCCGGCATCACCCGCGAGCGGTTGGTGATTGATCCGGGTTTCGGTTTCGGCAAGACCCTTGCGCATAACCTGCACCTGCTGCGCGAGCTGGACGTGCTGGCGGAATTTGAACTGCCGCTGCTGGTGGGCATGTCACGCAAATCCATGATCGGGCACGCCCTGGGCCGGCCCGTGGACCAGCGCTTGCCGGCCGGGCTTGCGCTGCACGTCATGGCACTGGAGCGCGGCGCGCATATCATTCGCGCCCACGATGTGCGCGAAACCGTGGATGCGCTGAACATGGCGTGGGCGGTATTGAACGGATGA
- the ftsH gene encoding ATP-dependent zinc metalloprotease FtsH, with amino-acid sequence MTKNIVLWLVIAGVLYVVAQGISHEPTVQTVDYSEFIKRVENGGVARVEIQDYRIRGEDRQGKLFETVKPPVADLDLMPTLIQNNVRVEGKEPERQGFMTQLFLSVLPILLILAIFIFFMRQMQGGGKGGGGPMTFGKSKARLLSEDQIKTTFADVAGVEEAKEEVQELVEFLRDPAKFQRLGGRIPRGVLMVGSPGTGKTLLAKAIAGEARVPFFSISGSDFVEMFVGVGASRVRDMFEQAKKHAPCIIFIDEIDAVGRSRGAGLGGGHDEREQTLNQLLVEMDGFGANDGIIVIAATNRPDVLDAALLRPGRFDRQVVVPLPDVRGREQIIKVHMRNVPVADDVNPSLIARGTPGFSGADLANLVNEAALFAARGNKRLVSMEEFERAKDKILMGAERRSMVMNEKEKLNTAYHEAGHAIIGRVVPEHDPVYKVSIIPRGRALGVTMYLPTEDKYSQSKRALESMICSLFGGRIAEEMINGFDGVTTGASNDIERATKLARAMVTKWGLSEKLGPLAYEEEEGEVFLGKTMSQTKHVSEEIAQEIDREVRAIIDDCYGRAKQILEDNRDKLETMAQALMQYETIDADQIEDIMNGRQVRPPKDWQDPGPGTGSPSTGAAPDGEPTPKGEGPIGGPANTH; translated from the coding sequence ATGACCAAGAATATCGTCCTGTGGCTGGTAATCGCCGGCGTCCTGTACGTCGTGGCGCAGGGCATCAGCCATGAGCCCACCGTGCAGACAGTGGATTACTCCGAATTCATCAAGCGCGTCGAAAACGGCGGCGTGGCGCGTGTCGAAATCCAGGACTACCGGATCCGCGGCGAAGACCGCCAGGGCAAACTGTTCGAGACAGTGAAACCGCCCGTGGCGGATCTCGACCTGATGCCGACCCTGATCCAGAACAACGTGCGCGTCGAAGGCAAGGAGCCGGAGCGGCAGGGCTTCATGACCCAGCTGTTCCTGTCCGTGCTGCCGATCCTGCTGATCCTCGCCATCTTCATCTTCTTCATGCGGCAGATGCAGGGCGGCGGCAAGGGCGGCGGTGGCCCGATGACCTTCGGCAAGAGCAAGGCGCGGCTGCTGTCCGAAGACCAGATCAAGACCACTTTCGCCGACGTGGCGGGCGTGGAAGAAGCCAAAGAGGAAGTGCAGGAGCTGGTGGAATTCCTGCGTGACCCGGCCAAGTTCCAGCGCCTGGGCGGCCGCATTCCGCGCGGCGTGCTGATGGTCGGCTCGCCGGGGACCGGTAAGACGCTGCTGGCAAAAGCCATTGCCGGCGAAGCGCGCGTGCCGTTCTTCTCCATCTCCGGCTCTGACTTTGTGGAAATGTTCGTCGGTGTCGGCGCCTCCCGTGTGCGCGACATGTTCGAGCAGGCCAAAAAACACGCGCCCTGCATCATCTTCATCGACGAGATCGACGCCGTTGGCCGTAGCCGTGGCGCCGGCCTGGGTGGCGGGCACGACGAGCGCGAACAGACCCTGAACCAGTTGCTGGTGGAAATGGACGGCTTCGGTGCCAACGACGGCATCATCGTCATCGCCGCCACCAACCGTCCGGACGTCCTCGACGCCGCACTGCTGCGTCCGGGCCGTTTCGACCGCCAGGTCGTGGTGCCGCTGCCCGACGTGCGTGGCCGTGAACAGATCATCAAGGTGCACATGCGCAACGTGCCGGTGGCGGATGACGTCAACCCGAGCCTGATTGCGCGCGGTACGCCGGGTTTCTCCGGTGCCGACCTCGCCAACCTGGTGAACGAGGCCGCACTGTTCGCCGCACGCGGCAACAAGCGCCTGGTCAGCATGGAAGAATTCGAGCGCGCCAAGGACAAGATCCTGATGGGCGCCGAACGCCGCTCCATGGTCATGAACGAGAAAGAGAAGCTGAACACCGCCTACCACGAAGCCGGCCACGCCATCATCGGCCGCGTCGTGCCCGAGCATGATCCGGTGTACAAAGTCTCGATCATTCCCCGTGGCCGTGCGCTGGGTGTGACCATGTACCTGCCCACCGAGGACAAGTACAGCCAGTCCAAGCGCGCGCTGGAAAGCATGATCTGCTCCCTGTTCGGTGGCCGTATCGCAGAAGAGATGATCAACGGCTTCGACGGCGTGACCACGGGGGCGTCCAACGATATCGAACGCGCCACCAAACTGGCGCGGGCGATGGTCACCAAATGGGGCCTGTCGGAAAAACTCGGTCCGCTGGCCTACGAGGAAGAAGAAGGCGAAGTGTTCCTCGGCAAGACCATGTCCCAGACCAAGCATGTGTCCGAAGAAATTGCCCAGGAAATCGACCGTGAAGTGCGGGCCATCATTGATGACTGCTACGGCCGCGCCAAGCAGATCCTGGAAGACAACCGCGACAAGCTGGAGACCATGGCCCAGGCGCTGATGCAGTACGAGACCATCGACGCCGACCAGATCGAAGACATCATGAACGGCCGCCAGGTGCGCCCGCCGAAAGACTGGCAGGACCCGGGCCCCGGTACCGGCAGCCCCTCCACGGGCGCGGCCCCGGACGGCGAGCCGACACCCAAGGGCGAAGGCCCGATCGGCGGGCCGGCCAATACGCACTGA
- the rlmE gene encoding 23S rRNA (uridine(2552)-2'-O)-methyltransferase RlmE encodes MARSKSSSRWLQEHFNDQWVARAQAEGYRSRASFKLLEIHEKDRLFRPGMRVLDLGAAPGGWSQVAARLIGGQGQIIASDILAMDPIPDVTFIQGDFREESVFEQLLAALGGKKVDLVMSDMAPNMSGTRAVDQPRAMYLAELALDMARRVLAPDGRFLVKVFQGEGLDSYRRDLHDCFDRLVTRKPAASRPRSPEVYVLGSGLKIV; translated from the coding sequence ATGGCACGATCAAAAAGCAGCAGCCGCTGGTTGCAGGAGCACTTCAACGACCAGTGGGTGGCCCGCGCCCAGGCCGAGGGCTACCGCTCCCGCGCCAGCTTCAAGTTACTGGAAATCCACGAAAAAGACCGCCTGTTCCGCCCCGGCATGCGGGTGCTGGACCTCGGTGCCGCCCCCGGCGGCTGGTCCCAGGTCGCTGCACGGCTCATCGGCGGCCAGGGCCAGATCATTGCCAGCGACATCCTGGCCATGGACCCGATCCCCGATGTGACCTTCATTCAGGGCGATTTTCGCGAAGAAAGCGTGTTCGAGCAGCTGCTGGCCGCCCTGGGTGGCAAGAAAGTCGACCTTGTAATGTCCGACATGGCCCCCAATATGAGTGGAACACGGGCCGTGGATCAGCCACGGGCCATGTACCTGGCCGAACTGGCGCTGGACATGGCCCGCCGGGTGCTGGCACCCGATGGCCGCTTTCTGGTCAAGGTCTTCCAGGGCGAGGGGCTGGACAGCTACCGCCGCGATCTTCACGACTGCTTTGACAGGCTGGTGACACGCAAGCCCGCCGCCAGCCGCCCCCGCTCGCCAGAGGTGTATGTGCTGGGGTCGGGTTTGAAAATAGTGTAA
- the yhbY gene encoding ribosome assembly RNA-binding protein YhbY — protein MPLSAQDIRRFRAIGHHLKPILIFGGNGLSESFLGELDARLEDHELIKVRVNAETRDDRATVVEALLKASRAELVQRIGNIALIYRGAKKPNPKLSNILRAQQG, from the coding sequence ATGCCACTTTCAGCGCAGGACATTCGCCGCTTTCGCGCCATCGGCCACCATCTCAAGCCGATCCTGATCTTCGGGGGCAACGGCCTGAGCGAGTCGTTCCTGGGCGAGCTTGATGCCCGGCTGGAAGACCATGAGCTGATCAAGGTGCGGGTCAACGCCGAGACCCGTGACGACCGCGCCACCGTGGTCGAGGCGCTGTTGAAGGCGTCCCGCGCCGAGCTGGTACAGCGCATCGGCAATATCGCGCTGATCTATCGGGGCGCCAAAAAGCCAAATCCGAAACTCTCCAACATTCTGCGCGCCCAGCAGGGCTGA
- the greA gene encoding transcription elongation factor GreA, with amino-acid sequence MQRFPMTVEGAEALRAELQRLKMVERPRIVQSIAEAREHGDLKENAEYHAAREEQGFCEGRINEIESKLGAAQIIDVREIAHTGKVLFGTTVTILNVDTDEQKVYKIVGDDEANIKQNKISVNSPIARGLIGKVEGDVVQIETPGGVVEFEIDKVEHL; translated from the coding sequence ATGCAACGATTCCCCATGACCGTTGAGGGCGCCGAAGCGCTGCGCGCGGAGTTGCAGCGTCTGAAGATGGTGGAGCGTCCGCGCATCGTCCAGTCCATCGCCGAAGCCCGCGAGCACGGCGACCTTAAAGAAAACGCCGAGTACCACGCTGCGCGCGAGGAACAGGGTTTCTGCGAAGGCCGCATCAACGAGATCGAGAGCAAGCTGGGCGCGGCGCAGATCATCGACGTGCGCGAAATCGCCCACACCGGCAAAGTGCTGTTCGGCACCACCGTCACCATTCTCAATGTGGATACCGACGAACAGAAGGTCTACAAGATCGTTGGCGACGACGAAGCCAACATCAAGCAGAACAAGATCTCGGTGAACTCACCGATTGCCCGCGGCCTGATCGGCAAAGTGGAAGGCGATGTGGTGCAGATCGAAACGCCGGGCGGCGTGGTGGAATTCGAGATCGACAAAGTGGAGCATTTGTAA
- the carB gene encoding carbamoyl-phosphate synthase large subunit: MPKRTDIQSILIIGAGPIVIGQACEFDYSGAQACKALREEGYRVILVNSNPATIMTDPAMADATYIEPITWETVEKIIEKERPDALLPTMGGQTALNCALDLAKHGVLDKYNVEMIGANADAIDKAEDRSRFDKAMRSIGLECPRAALAHSMEEAFSVLDDIGFPCIIRPSFTMGGSGGGIAYNREEFQEICERGLDLSPTKELLIDESLLGWKEYEMEVVRDRKDNCIIVCTIENLDPMGVHTGDSITVAPAQTLTDKEFQIMRNASLAVLREIGVETGGSNVQFGMCPDTGRMVVIEMNPRVSRSSALASKATGFPIAKIAAKLAVGYTLDELQNDITGGKTPASFEPSIDYVVTKIPRFNFEKFAAADPVLTTQMKSVGEVMAIGRNFQESLHKALRGLETDSCGFDPKLDPENGDLRQQVIESLASPGPDRIWVLGDAFRAGLTVDELFRLTKIDRWFLVQIEDLVRDEQRLAASTFTELDRDGLYRLKRKGFSDMRLAHLLGVKEADVRGKRHELNIRPVYKRVDTCAAEFATSTAYMYSSYDEECEAQPSDREKIMVIGGGPNRIGQGIEFDYCCVHAALAMREDGYETIMVNCNPETVSTDYDTSDRLYFEPVTLEDVLEIVAKEKPKGVIVQYGGQTPLKLARALQAAGVPIIGTSPDAIDEAEDRERFQQMVNKLGLKQPPNRTARSIEDGVRLAAEIGYPLVVRPSYVLGGRAMEIVFNEDELRSYMKNAVSVSNESPVLLDRFLDDAIETDVDAVCDGEDVVIGGIMQHIEQAGVHSGDSACSLPPYNLAEDVQNVMREQSAAMARELGVIGLMNVQFAVKDGEVYVLEVNPRASRTVPYVSKCIGVSLAKVAARCMAGTSLKAQNFTREIVPQYYNVKEAVFPFAKFPKVDPILGPEMKSTGEVMGVGATFAEAYGKAALAAGDRLPRKGTVFISVREVDKKAALEVAQELHELGFTLVATTGTAARLSEAGIPVTRVNKVLEGRPHVVDMIKNDEIAMIINTTEGKQAVRDSFAIRRSALQHKVYYTTTISAAWAVCQTLKLDDTLQVRRLQDMHAAIARAERNGGN; encoded by the coding sequence ATGCCAAAGAGAACCGACATACAGAGCATCCTCATCATCGGCGCCGGTCCTATCGTGATCGGCCAGGCCTGTGAGTTCGACTACTCCGGCGCCCAGGCCTGCAAGGCGCTGCGTGAAGAGGGTTACCGCGTCATCCTGGTGAACTCCAACCCGGCGACCATCATGACCGACCCGGCGATGGCCGATGCCACCTACATCGAGCCGATCACCTGGGAAACCGTCGAGAAGATCATCGAGAAAGAGCGCCCGGATGCCCTGCTGCCGACCATGGGCGGCCAGACCGCGCTGAACTGCGCGCTGGATCTCGCCAAGCACGGCGTGCTGGACAAGTACAACGTGGAAATGATCGGTGCCAACGCCGACGCCATCGATAAAGCCGAAGACCGCAGCCGCTTCGACAAGGCCATGCGCAGCATCGGCCTGGAGTGCCCGCGCGCGGCGCTGGCGCATTCCATGGAAGAAGCCTTCTCGGTGCTCGACGATATCGGCTTCCCGTGCATCATCCGGCCCAGCTTCACCATGGGCGGCTCCGGTGGCGGCATCGCCTACAACCGCGAAGAGTTCCAGGAAATCTGCGAACGCGGCCTGGACCTGTCGCCGACCAAAGAGCTGCTGATCGACGAATCACTGCTCGGCTGGAAAGAATACGAGATGGAAGTGGTCCGTGATCGCAAGGACAACTGCATCATCGTCTGCACCATCGAAAACCTGGACCCAATGGGCGTGCACACCGGCGACTCTATCACCGTCGCCCCGGCGCAGACGCTCACCGACAAGGAATTCCAGATCATGCGTAACGCCTCCCTGGCGGTGCTGCGCGAGATCGGTGTGGAAACCGGCGGCTCCAACGTGCAGTTCGGCATGTGCCCGGACACCGGCCGCATGGTCGTGATCGAGATGAACCCGCGTGTGTCCCGTTCCTCCGCCCTGGCGTCGAAAGCGACCGGTTTCCCGATCGCAAAAATCGCGGCCAAACTGGCTGTGGGCTACACCCTGGACGAACTGCAGAACGACATCACCGGCGGCAAGACCCCGGCCTCGTTCGAGCCGTCCATCGACTACGTCGTGACCAAGATTCCGCGCTTCAACTTCGAGAAATTCGCGGCGGCCGACCCGGTACTGACCACGCAGATGAAATCCGTCGGCGAAGTCATGGCCATCGGCCGCAACTTTCAGGAGTCGCTGCACAAGGCCCTGCGTGGCCTGGAAACCGATTCCTGCGGTTTCGACCCGAAACTGGACCCGGAAAACGGCGACCTGCGCCAGCAGGTGATCGAGTCCCTGGCCTCACCGGGCCCGGACCGCATCTGGGTGCTGGGCGATGCTTTCCGCGCCGGCCTAACCGTCGACGAACTGTTCCGCCTGACCAAGATCGACCGCTGGTTCCTGGTGCAGATCGAAGACCTGGTCCGCGACGAGCAGCGTCTGGCGGCCAGCACCTTTACCGAGCTGGATCGTGACGGCCTGTACCGCCTCAAGCGCAAGGGCTTCTCCGACATGCGCCTGGCGCACCTGCTGGGTGTGAAAGAAGCCGACGTGCGCGGCAAGCGCCACGAGCTGAACATCCGTCCGGTGTACAAGCGCGTGGACACCTGCGCGGCGGAATTCGCCACCAGCACGGCCTACATGTACTCCTCCTATGACGAAGAGTGCGAAGCGCAACCGTCCGACCGTGAAAAAATCATGGTCATCGGCGGTGGCCCGAACCGCATTGGCCAGGGTATCGAATTCGACTACTGCTGTGTGCACGCGGCCCTGGCGATGCGCGAAGATGGTTACGAGACCATCATGGTCAACTGTAACCCGGAAACCGTGTCCACCGACTACGACACCTCCGACCGCCTGTACTTCGAGCCGGTGACCCTGGAAGACGTACTGGAAATCGTCGCCAAGGAAAAACCGAAAGGCGTGATCGTGCAGTACGGCGGCCAGACGCCGCTGAAACTGGCCCGTGCCCTGCAGGCCGCCGGCGTGCCCATCATCGGCACCAGCCCGGACGCGATTGACGAAGCAGAAGACCGTGAACGCTTCCAGCAGATGGTCAACAAACTCGGCCTGAAACAGCCGCCGAACCGTACCGCGCGCAGCATCGAGGACGGTGTGCGGCTGGCGGCGGAAATCGGCTATCCGCTGGTGGTGCGCCCGTCTTATGTACTGGGTGGCCGCGCCATGGAAATCGTCTTCAACGAAGACGAGCTGCGCAGCTACATGAAAAACGCCGTGTCGGTCTCCAACGAATCGCCGGTACTGCTGGACCGCTTCCTCGATGACGCCATCGAAACCGACGTCGACGCCGTGTGCGACGGTGAAGATGTGGTGATCGGCGGCATCATGCAGCACATCGAACAGGCCGGCGTGCACTCCGGCGACTCCGCCTGCTCACTGCCGCCGTACAACCTGGCGGAAGACGTGCAGAACGTGATGCGCGAACAGTCCGCCGCCATGGCCAGAGAGCTCGGCGTGATCGGCCTGATGAACGTGCAGTTCGCGGTCAAAGACGGCGAAGTGTATGTGCTGGAAGTGAACCCGCGCGCCTCGCGGACCGTGCCGTATGTTTCCAAGTGCATCGGCGTGTCACTGGCCAAGGTGGCCGCACGCTGCATGGCCGGCACCTCGCTGAAGGCGCAGAACTTCACCCGCGAAATCGTGCCCCAGTATTACAACGTGAAAGAGGCGGTGTTCCCGTTCGCCAAATTCCCGAAAGTGGACCCGATCCTCGGCCCGGAAATGAAATCCACCGGTGAAGTCATGGGCGTCGGCGCCACCTTCGCCGAAGCCTACGGCAAGGCCGCCCTGGCCGCCGGCGATCGCCTGCCGCGCAAGGGCACGGTGTTCATTTCCGTGCGCGAAGTGGACAAGAAAGCCGCGCTGGAAGTGGCGCAGGAACTGCACGAGCTGGGCTTCACCCTGGTGGCGACCACCGGCACCGCCGCGCGCCTGAGCGAAGCGGGCATTCCGGTGACCCGCGTCAACAAGGTGCTCGAAGGCCGTCCGCACGTGGTGGACATGATCAAGAACGACGAGATCGCCATGATCATCAACACCACCGAAGGCAAGCAGGCGGTGCGCGATTCCTTCGCCATCCGCCGCTCCGCGCTGCAGCACAAGGTGTACTACACCACCACCATCAGTGCAGCCTGGGCGGTGTGCCAGACACTGAAACTCGACGACACCCTGCAGGTTCGCCGCCTGCAGGACATGCATGCGGCCATTGCCAGGGCCGAACGCAACGGAGGCAACTGA